In Nicotiana tabacum cultivar K326 chromosome 21, ASM71507v2, whole genome shotgun sequence, one DNA window encodes the following:
- the LOC107778193 gene encoding uncharacterized protein LOC107778193, whose translation MVQSAKPISSPVPITWYPTLAVFMLAIGLIVTASFFIYEATSPRKYRSLVKELTTGAMASVFLGFGSLFLLLASGVYV comes from the exons ATG GTTCAATCAGCAAAACCCATTTCAAGCCCAGTACCCATTACATGGTACCCAACCCTAGCGGTATTTATGCTTGCAATTGGCCTTATCGTAACTGCTTCCTTCTTCAT CTATGAAGCTACTTCTCCGAGGAAATATCGCAGTCTCGTGAAGGAGCTTACAACTGGAGCAATGGCATCTGTTTTCTTG GGTTTTGGATCCTTGTTTTTGCTACTTGCTTCAGGCGTATATGTTTGA
- the LOC107778196 gene encoding putative polyamine oxidase 5 has protein sequence MVTQKPKIVIIGAGISGLTAAKTLYTTQNSNELFELCVVEGGNRIGGRIFTSEFNGDQIEMGATWIHGIEGNPIYKIAQEINSLESEKPWECKEGKLMDKKVTITEDGYEVNSSLVKSISNFFNKMLAFSSGEGNFQDEVCKEIVESINLENGSTKNLSTGSFLRKGLEFYWNLKKDQENVEVFDKWSRKSLEEGVFAMFENIHRHYSSAGDLGTLDFNGESQYCNFPGDELTIAKGYSTVVESLASVLPSGLIQLGRKVTKIEWQNDDCDLKFENGDGTKPVKLHFSDGSVMYADHVIVTVSLGVLKQGIRDDFAMFSPQLPSFKTQAISRLGFGVVDKLFLQLSPSTEECGYEGMNFPYLQMVFHQSDAKLFHSKIPLWIRRTALIHPLYPKSSTLVSWFTGKEALEMETLDDEEIIDGVSTTISQFLANSKHFKNSDSAAAESCVKFSKVLKCKWGTDPLFLGSYTHIAVGSSGDDLDVLAEPLPKVGNYGKNSKNCPPLQILFAGEATHRCYYSTTHGAYLTGVREANRLLKHFQCVDI, from the coding sequence ATGGTGACACAAAAGCCAAAAATTGTGATAATTGGAGCTGGAATTTCTGGTCTCACAGCAGCTAAAACACTCTACACAACACAAAACTCAAATGAACTATTTGAGCTTTGTGTTGTTGAAGGTGGAAATAGAATTGGTGGAAGAATTTTTACTTCAGAATTTAATGGAGATCAAATTGAAATGGGAGCTACTTGGATACATGGAATTGAAGGTAATCCAATTTATAAAATTGCTCAAGAAATTAACTCATTGGAATCTGAAAAGCCTTGGGAATGTAAAGAAGGTAAATTAATGGATAAAAAAGTGACAATAACAGAAGATGGCTATGAGGTAAATTCTTCCCTTGTTAAATCCATAtcaaattttttcaacaaaatgTTAGCTTTTTCTTCAGGTGAAGGGAATTTTCAAGATGAGGTATGTAAAGAAATTGTTGAAAGTATAAATCTTGAAAATGGGAGTACAAAAAATCTAAGTACTGGTTCTTTCCTTAGGAAAGGTCTTGAATTTTATTGGAATTTAAAGAAAGATCAAGAAAATGTTGAAGTGTTTGATAAATGGAGTAGAAAATCACTTGAAGAAGGTGTTTTTGCTATGTTTGAGAATATACATAGGCATTATTCATCAGCTGGTGATTTGGGTACTTTAGATTTCAATGGAGAAAGTCAGTATTGTAATTTTCCTGGAGATGAACTAACTATAGCCAAAGGGTACTCAACTGTGGTTGAATCTTTGGCATCTGTTTTACCATCTGGTTTGATTCAATTAGGCCGAAAAGTCACAAAAATTGAATGGCAAAATGATGATtgtgacttaaaatttgaaaatggTGATGGTACTAAGCCAGTGAAGTTACATTTTAGTGATGGATCAGTAATGTATGCTGATCATGTCATTGTAACAGTCTCATTAGGGGTACTAAAACAAGGAATTCGCGACGACTTTGCTATGTTTAGTCCTCAACTTCCTAGTTTCAAGACTCAAGCAATTTCAAGACttggttttggtgttgttgacAAGTTATTCTTGCAACTTAGTCCAAGTACTGAAGAATGTGGCTATgaggggatgaattttccctacTTGCAAATGGTTTTTCATCAATCGGACGCGAAATTATTTCATTCAAAAATTCCCTTGTGGATTAGGAGGACAGCTCTTATACATCCACTTTATCCAAAGTCAAGTACTTTAGTATCATGGTTTACAGGTAAAGAAGCTCTTGAGATGGAAACTCTAGATGACGAGGAGATCATAGACGGGGTTTCGACAACAATATCACAGTTTCTAGCAAACTCAAAGCATTTCAAGAACTCAGATTCTGCAGCAGCAGAAAGTTGTGTtaagttttcaaaggttttgAAGTGTAAATGGGGTACTGATCCATTGTTTTTGGGATCATATACTCATATTGCAGTTGGATCAAGTGGAGATGATTTGGATGTTTTAGCTGAGCCATTACCTAAAGTGGGAAATTATGGTAAAAATTCAAAGAATTGCCCTCCACTTCAGATTTTATTTGCAGGGGAAGCAACACATAGATGCTACTATTCAACAACTCATGGTGCTTATCTTACTGGAGTTAGAGAAGCCAATAGGCTACTTAAGCACTTTCAATGTGTTGATATCTGA